A stretch of Dehalococcoidia bacterium DNA encodes these proteins:
- a CDS encoding cytochrome P450 produces MTTDMRSDLSDIQLLDPDVYVRGQPHDQWATLRAQAPVYRHEAFYGYPAQWMITRYADIVSISRQPTVFLSSLGIHAGARPDIPDPSANTMMITTDPPRHVRLRRLVNKGFTPRAIGELESHVRRIVTRILDGVQGKGACDFVTEVSSILPLAVICDMMGVPEPDWPKMFEWTNMTLGSEDPEYQPEGADSQETSLQARMSMFQYFADMAAQRHAERKDDLLGTLVEGDIDGEKLTDEEILYFCFLLIVAGNETTRNATTGGLLALFDHPNQRERLQKDLSLLPTAIEEILRWTSPVTHMSRVAAQDAEVGGQLIRSGEKLTMWYPSANRDEAVFPNPNTFDITRSPNEHIAFGIGEHFCLGASLARLELRVMFEELLQRLPEIQPAGPPERLRSNFIGGIKHLPVRWA; encoded by the coding sequence ATGACGACCGACATGCGCTCCGATCTCAGTGACATCCAGCTGCTCGATCCCGATGTCTACGTGCGCGGCCAGCCCCACGACCAGTGGGCCACCCTGCGCGCCCAGGCGCCCGTCTACCGGCACGAGGCCTTCTACGGCTACCCGGCGCAGTGGATGATCACCCGCTACGCGGATATCGTCAGCATCTCCCGCCAGCCGACGGTCTTCCTCTCCAGCCTGGGCATCCACGCGGGCGCCCGCCCGGACATTCCCGATCCATCGGCGAACACGATGATGATCACCACCGACCCACCGCGCCACGTGCGCCTGCGCCGGCTGGTGAACAAGGGCTTCACGCCGCGCGCCATCGGCGAGCTGGAATCGCACGTGCGGCGCATCGTCACGCGCATTCTCGACGGCGTGCAGGGCAAAGGGGCATGCGACTTCGTCACCGAGGTCTCCTCGATTCTGCCGCTAGCGGTGATCTGCGACATGATGGGCGTGCCCGAGCCGGATTGGCCGAAGATGTTCGAGTGGACCAACATGACGCTCGGCTCCGAGGATCCGGAGTACCAGCCCGAGGGCGCCGACTCGCAGGAGACCTCCCTCCAGGCGCGGATGAGCATGTTTCAGTACTTCGCCGACATGGCCGCCCAGCGGCATGCCGAGCGTAAGGACGATCTGCTCGGCACGCTGGTCGAGGGAGACATCGACGGCGAGAAGCTGACGGACGAGGAGATCCTCTACTTCTGCTTCCTGCTGATCGTGGCCGGCAACGAGACGACCCGCAACGCGACGACGGGTGGCCTGCTGGCCCTGTTCGACCACCCGAACCAGCGCGAACGCCTGCAAAAGGATCTCTCGCTGCTGCCCACGGCGATCGAGGAGATCCTGCGCTGGACCTCGCCGGTGACGCACATGTCGCGGGTGGCGGCGCAGGACGCCGAGGTGGGCGGCCAGCTGATCCGGTCGGGCGAGAAGCTGACGATGTGGTATCCCTCGGCCAATCGCGATGAGGCGGTCTTTCCCAACCCGAACACGTTCGACATCACCCGCTCGCCGAACGAGCACATCGCCTTCGGCATCGGCGAGCACTTCTGCCTGGGCGCCAGCCTGGCGCGGCTGGAGCTGCGCGTGATGTTCGAGGAGCTGCTGCAGCGGCTGCCGGAGATTCAGCCGGCCGGCCCGCCGGAGCGGCTGCGCTCGAACTTCATCGGCGGCATCAAGCACCTGCCCGTGCGCTGGGCGTAG
- a CDS encoding MFS transporter, translating into MRRLLAYRDARLLLAGQMLSLFGDRAMFLVLGIWVKALTGSNAAAVLVFFAYTAPALGAPLAGLLVDRVRRRPLMITTDLVIGASMFLLLLVHSRDQVWLIYMVALLYGCADLAFGSAQSALLTVLLPGDLLGEANAAFQTVRQGMRLIAPLAGAALYAAFGGGTVAVIDAATFACSAFCLWRLRTPEPAPAPQRANFRREVSAGLRHIRQTLPLRQIVLAVGVALLVIGFGETLLFAVIDQGLHRPPSFFGVIGAAQGVGAVAGGLTAAALLRRLGDGRLVGAGLLLFALGDGLLVISVTSVVLGGIALAGVGLSWAVVGFGTAIQRRSPAELQGRVASAADLLAGTPQTISIAAGAALSTLLDFRLLLLLMSGVIAVCAGYLLTRRTFQPGAAAAGLPTVALAEAP; encoded by the coding sequence ATGCGCCGCCTGCTTGCCTACCGTGACGCCCGGCTGCTGCTCGCCGGCCAGATGCTCTCGCTGTTCGGCGACCGGGCGATGTTCCTGGTGCTCGGCATCTGGGTGAAGGCGCTCACCGGCAGCAACGCCGCCGCGGTCCTCGTCTTCTTCGCCTACACGGCGCCGGCGCTGGGCGCGCCGCTCGCCGGGCTGCTGGTGGATAGGGTGCGCCGCCGGCCGCTGATGATCACCACCGACCTGGTGATCGGCGCGTCGATGTTCCTGCTGCTGCTGGTGCACAGCCGCGACCAGGTCTGGCTGATCTACATGGTGGCGCTGCTCTACGGCTGTGCCGACCTGGCCTTCGGCTCGGCGCAGTCGGCGCTGCTCACCGTGTTGCTGCCCGGCGATCTGCTGGGCGAGGCGAACGCGGCCTTCCAGACGGTGCGGCAGGGGATGCGGCTGATCGCGCCGCTGGCCGGCGCGGCGCTCTATGCGGCCTTCGGCGGCGGCACGGTGGCCGTGATCGACGCCGCGACGTTCGCCTGCTCGGCCTTCTGCCTCTGGCGGCTGCGCACGCCGGAGCCGGCGCCTGCGCCGCAGCGCGCCAATTTCCGCCGCGAGGTGAGTGCCGGCCTGCGCCATATCCGCCAGACCCTGCCGCTGCGCCAGATCGTCCTCGCGGTCGGCGTCGCCCTGCTGGTGATCGGCTTCGGCGAAACGCTGCTCTTCGCGGTGATCGACCAGGGGCTGCACCGGCCGCCGAGCTTTTTCGGCGTGATCGGCGCGGCGCAGGGCGTGGGCGCGGTCGCGGGTGGGCTGACGGCGGCCGCGTTGCTGCGGCGGCTGGGCGACGGCCGGCTGGTGGGCGCGGGGCTGCTGCTGTTCGCGCTGGGCGACGGCCTGTTGGTGATCTCAGTCACGTCCGTTGTGCTGGGCGGGATAGCGCTCGCCGGCGTCGGCCTCTCGTGGGCGGTCGTGGGCTTCGGCACGGCGATTCAGCGGCGCTCGCCGGCGGAGCTGCAGGGCCGTGTGGCCTCCGCCGCCGATCTGCTGGCCGGCACGCCGCAGACTATCTCGATCGCGGCCGGCGCGGCGCTCTCCACGCTGCTCGACTTCCGCCTGCTGCTGTTGCTGATGTCGGGCGTGATCGCCGTCTGCGCCGGCTATCTGCTCACGCGCCGCACGTTTCAACCGGGTGCAGCCGCGGCTGGACTGCCCACCGTTGCCCTGGCCGAGGCGCCCTGA